One Solibacillus sp. R5-41 DNA segment encodes these proteins:
- the murB gene encoding UDP-N-acetylmuramate dehydrogenase encodes MTMKQWEIDLAQWVQPHNIKRNESLKKYTMTKLGGKADLLVLPETEEQAAAVVKYAVEHQIPLLMLGNGSNMVVRDGGIRGIVINFALLNEVHIEGDTVLVQSGALIKEVSKMVAAQSLTGFEFACGIPGSIGGAMAMNAGAYGGEVKDIVTSCTVITPEGERITLTNDQLELAYRKSIISKNGYYVLSATFQLARGDQQEIDAKIADLTYQRESKQPLEYPSAGSVFKRPPGHFAGKLIQDSDLQGKGVGGAEVSTKHAGFIINKDNASATDYIETIKMVQKVVKEKFNVDLEMEVKIVGED; translated from the coding sequence ATGACAATGAAACAATGGGAAATAGATTTAGCACAGTGGGTTCAACCACATAATATAAAACGAAATGAATCGTTAAAAAAATATACGATGACAAAACTTGGTGGCAAGGCAGATCTACTTGTTTTACCAGAAACAGAGGAGCAAGCAGCAGCTGTTGTTAAATATGCTGTTGAACATCAAATTCCCCTACTTATGTTGGGTAATGGTTCGAATATGGTTGTTCGTGATGGTGGTATTCGCGGTATTGTAATAAATTTTGCTTTATTAAATGAGGTCCACATTGAGGGAGATACTGTATTAGTGCAAAGTGGTGCGCTTATTAAAGAGGTATCAAAAATGGTAGCTGCTCAAAGTTTAACTGGCTTTGAATTTGCATGTGGTATTCCTGGTTCAATTGGCGGTGCGATGGCGATGAATGCTGGTGCATATGGGGGCGAAGTGAAAGATATCGTTACATCTTGCACAGTGATCACACCAGAAGGCGAGCGAATTACTTTAACAAATGATCAGCTTGAACTTGCCTATCGAAAAAGTATTATATCGAAAAATGGTTATTATGTACTTTCGGCAACGTTCCAATTAGCGCGCGGTGATCAACAAGAAATTGATGCAAAAATAGCGGATTTAACTTATCAGCGTGAATCAAAACAGCCGTTAGAATATCCATCTGCCGGAAGTGTATTTAAACGCCCACCAGGACACTTTGCTGGGAAGTTGATACAAGACAGCGACCTACAAGGAAAAGGTGTTGGCGGAGCAGAAGTTTCTACAAAACATGCAGGCTTTATTATTAATAAAGACAATGCATCGGCAACGGACTATATCGAAACTATTAAAATGGTGCAAAAAGTTGTAAAAGAAAAATTTAATGTAGATCTTGAGATGGAAGTTAAAATCGTCGGCGAAGATTAA
- a CDS encoding helix-turn-helix domain-containing protein, with amino-acid sequence MKETALCPRLSKAMELVGKRWTALIIYQLLDGPQRFNAIESSLPISGRLLSERLKELEKEGIVERNVFSEVPVRVEYSLTEKGQSLEQVVREIEEWSKKWL; translated from the coding sequence GTGAAAGAAACAGCATTATGTCCACGTTTATCAAAGGCGATGGAGCTTGTCGGAAAACGCTGGACAGCATTAATTATTTATCAATTATTAGATGGTCCACAACGTTTTAATGCGATTGAATCATCCTTGCCAATTAGTGGTCGCTTATTATCAGAGCGTCTCAAAGAATTAGAAAAGGAAGGAATTGTAGAACGTAACGTTTTTTCTGAGGTTCCAGTTCGAGTAGAGTACTCATTAACAGAAAAAGGACAGTCTCTTGAGCAAGTAGTAAGGGAAATTGAGGAATGGTCGAAAAAATGGTTATAG
- a CDS encoding YceI family protein produces the protein MTTYAIDFMHSSINFSIKHMMISKIHGVFNSYSAQLQMEQIEDFKNADIRFDLDVASINTRDNSRDHHLVSADFFDADRYPKITFIKKASEGDNTNIKLIGDLTIKGVTKEVVFDVVYSGHVKSPWNTDAYGFSCQTIINRKDFNLTYKSTLESGGFLIDENVQINVELEINPL, from the coding sequence ATGACTACATATGCTATTGACTTTATGCATTCATCTATTAACTTTTCAATCAAACATATGATGATTTCGAAAATTCACGGGGTATTTAATTCGTATTCTGCTCAATTGCAAATGGAACAAATTGAGGATTTTAAAAACGCTGACATTCGCTTTGACTTGGATGTTGCTAGTATTAATACACGCGATAATTCACGTGATCACCATCTAGTTTCTGCAGATTTCTTTGATGCCGATCGATATCCTAAAATTACGTTTATCAAAAAGGCATCTGAAGGTGACAATACAAACATTAAGCTGATTGGTGATTTAACGATTAAAGGCGTTACAAAAGAAGTGGTTTTTGATGTCGTTTATTCAGGACATGTCAAAAGCCCATGGAACACAGATGCTTACGGCTTTTCTTGCCAAACCATTATCAATCGGAAGGATTTTAACTTAACATACAAATCTACACTCGAATCCGGTGGGTTTTTAATCGACGAAAATGTTCAAATCAATGTTGAACTGGAGATAAATCCATTATAA
- a CDS encoding DUF2500 domain-containing protein, producing MFIDDGFFSIIPVIVSLGFVTVFGIIIFRVFTNINQSIKNNNSPLLSVPAQVVTKRTTVQGDHSYTTYFVTFEVQSGDRMEFKVKGEQFGQFVEKDLGVLAFQGSRLISFERQK from the coding sequence ATGTTTATCGATGATGGATTTTTTTCAATTATTCCTGTAATTGTTTCGCTCGGTTTCGTTACAGTATTCGGAATTATCATTTTCAGAGTATTTACTAACATTAATCAGAGCATCAAAAATAATAATTCTCCATTGCTTTCTGTCCCTGCACAAGTAGTTACTAAAAGAACTACCGTACAAGGCGACCACTCTTATACAACTTACTTTGTCACATTCGAAGTACAAAGTGGCGATCGAATGGAGTTCAAAGTAAAGGGGGAGCAGTTTGGGCAGTTTGTTGAGAAGGATTTAGGCGTATTAGCTTTCCAAGGTAGTCGTCTCATATCGTTTGAGCGACAGAAGTAA
- a CDS encoding NAD(P)H-dependent oxidoreductase gives MKNVLVIKANNRPDGVSTKMYETFVAEASKVEGLSISTFDVFEENLEYFGQELFNAFGKAQNGEVLSVREQASIESFNKSREVLTAADVVVFAFPLWNLTIPAALQSFIDYTYGAGYSFKYDENGNLVSLMTDKKYIVLSARGGIYSTPETAPMEMAATYINMVVGGVYGMTKVAEVIIEGHNANQAEAANIIEAGLAQVKEVAQKLATVTA, from the coding sequence ATGAAAAACGTATTAGTAATTAAAGCAAATAACCGTCCAGATGGCGTATCAACTAAAATGTATGAAACATTCGTAGCAGAGGCTTCAAAAGTAGAAGGTTTATCGATTTCAACTTTTGATGTATTTGAAGAAAACTTAGAATACTTCGGTCAAGAATTATTCAACGCTTTCGGTAAAGCACAAAATGGTGAAGTATTGTCAGTTCGTGAGCAAGCTTCAATTGAATCATTCAACAAATCACGTGAAGTGTTAACAGCTGCTGACGTAGTAGTATTTGCCTTCCCATTATGGAACTTAACAATTCCTGCTGCGTTACAATCATTTATTGACTACACTTACGGTGCAGGCTATTCATTCAAATATGATGAGAATGGTAACTTAGTAAGCTTAATGACAGATAAAAAATATATTGTATTATCAGCTCGTGGTGGGATTTACTCAACACCAGAGACTGCTCCAATGGAAATGGCTGCAACATATATCAATATGGTTGTTGGTGGCGTTTATGGTATGACAAAAGTGGCTGAAGTAATCATCGAAGGTCACAATGCAAACCAAGCAGAAGCTGCAAACATTATCGAAGCAGGTTTAGCGCAAGTTAAAGAAGTTGCACAAAAATTAGCTACAGTAACTGCTTAA
- a CDS encoding DsbA family protein, which yields MKIEVWSDYVCPFCYIGKKQLEIALQQTGYEQAVEIEYKSYLLDPSTPVDASESIYNDLQQKYNMSFEEVKNMADNVAERAKNVGLDYNFDDMKTANTVKAHRLSKWAETQGKGKEFTEFVLKAYFLEGQAIGQADVLLALVEKAGLPTDAAKEIIAGDQFEDEVQQDIATAQQLGVRGVPFFVIDNKYGIAGAQPQEVFEKTIEKAAQEAGLRKPLNMQGGNGPTCTDDSCDI from the coding sequence ATGAAAATTGAAGTTTGGTCAGATTATGTATGTCCATTTTGTTATATTGGTAAAAAACAATTAGAAATCGCATTGCAACAAACAGGTTATGAACAGGCGGTAGAGATTGAATATAAAAGTTATTTATTAGATCCAAGTACACCTGTTGATGCTTCAGAATCGATTTATAACGACTTACAACAAAAATATAATATGTCTTTTGAAGAAGTGAAAAATATGGCAGACAACGTTGCGGAACGCGCAAAAAATGTCGGGTTAGATTACAATTTTGATGATATGAAAACGGCTAACACAGTGAAAGCTCATCGTTTATCGAAATGGGCCGAGACACAAGGAAAAGGAAAAGAATTTACAGAGTTTGTGTTAAAAGCGTATTTTTTAGAAGGGCAAGCAATTGGGCAAGCAGATGTTTTATTAGCTCTTGTGGAAAAAGCAGGTTTACCAACTGACGCAGCAAAAGAAATTATCGCAGGTGATCAATTTGAAGATGAAGTACAGCAAGATATTGCTACAGCACAGCAACTAGGCGTGCGCGGCGTACCATTTTTCGTTATTGATAATAAATACGGCATTGCAGGAGCGCAACCACAAGAAGTTTTTGAGAAAACAATTGAAAAAGCTGCACAAGAAGCGGGCTTAAGAAAACCTTTAAATATGCAGGGCGGAAATGGTCCAACCTGCACAGATGATTCTTGCGATATTTAA
- a CDS encoding FAD-dependent oxidoreductase, with protein MKQSLWLENVPTISAPSLKQSLHCDICIIGGGLNGIYNAYLLAKKGFHVVLIEALSEFSYGTTAFSTGKLTAQHSLIYSALTTDQGKLYYEANHSAIERALETNPPSFSRATSFLYTGTSLGKEQLVAEAECYKKIGIPYVATNETELALSAELALGMKDEGQINPFLFAQHFVQLARQHGAEIFLNTRVTQIHSSKKCVTTEHGHDIHYKKLLLCTHYPIESIRRLYSVKLQVNRSYLTATKCTQLLQEQYISIDEQSRTIRTALINNVPYFVYGGRSHTAGTVTHTEPFYTTLSTELQTQFGLPAPKYSWSAQDIQTPDKVPYIGQLSPNDDSLYIATGFNKWGLSTALVAGEILSNLISKTPHPATELFSPSRSSFGNKLYFMIQTGGFIGKEFIKGHVTRTNAPRCTHLGCKTRWNEGDRTWDCPCHGSRYDEHGQVIEGPAVYPLDMKKLKHGQGEM; from the coding sequence TTGAAACAGTCGCTCTGGTTAGAAAATGTTCCAACGATTTCTGCTCCATCATTAAAGCAATCCCTTCATTGTGATATTTGTATCATTGGAGGGGGGCTAAACGGAATTTACAATGCATATTTATTAGCCAAAAAGGGCTTCCATGTCGTATTAATCGAAGCGCTTAGTGAATTTTCCTATGGTACAACCGCCTTTTCAACAGGCAAATTAACTGCGCAGCATAGCTTAATTTATTCTGCATTAACAACGGATCAAGGTAAGCTTTATTATGAAGCCAACCATTCAGCAATTGAACGAGCACTCGAAACGAATCCCCCAAGTTTTTCACGTGCTACCTCTTTTTTATATACGGGTACTTCTTTAGGCAAGGAACAATTAGTAGCTGAGGCAGAATGTTATAAAAAAATAGGGATTCCCTACGTTGCAACAAATGAAACAGAGCTAGCATTATCCGCAGAATTAGCACTTGGGATGAAGGATGAAGGTCAAATTAATCCCTTCCTTTTTGCACAACACTTTGTACAGCTCGCTAGACAGCATGGAGCCGAAATCTTTTTAAACACACGCGTCACGCAAATTCATTCAAGTAAAAAATGTGTAACGACCGAACACGGACATGACATTCACTATAAAAAGTTGTTATTATGCACGCACTATCCTATTGAATCCATTCGACGTTTATATAGTGTAAAACTTCAAGTAAATCGCTCCTATTTGACTGCTACGAAGTGTACGCAATTATTACAGGAGCAATATATTAGTATTGATGAACAAAGTCGGACAATTCGTACCGCGCTCATTAATAACGTACCCTATTTTGTTTATGGTGGCCGCTCACATACCGCTGGAACCGTCACGCATACGGAACCATTTTATACTACGCTCAGCACGGAATTACAAACTCAATTTGGTCTTCCTGCACCGAAATATAGTTGGAGTGCTCAAGATATTCAGACGCCCGATAAAGTTCCTTATATTGGGCAGTTGTCACCAAATGATGATAGCTTATATATTGCAACGGGGTTTAATAAATGGGGACTTTCGACAGCACTCGTTGCAGGGGAAATTTTGAGTAACTTAATTTCGAAAACACCGCATCCTGCAACAGAGTTATTTTCACCAAGCCGCTCTAGCTTCGGCAATAAACTATATTTTATGATTCAAACGGGGGGCTTTATTGGTAAGGAATTTATTAAAGGTCATGTGACACGGACAAATGCGCCCCGCTGTACACATCTCGGTTGTAAAACAAGATGGAATGAAGGCGACCGCACATGGGATTGCCCATGTCATGGCTCACGGTATGATGAACACGGACAAGTAATTGAAGGTCCGGCCGTTTATCCATTAGACATGAAAAAGTTAAAACATGGGCAAGGTGAAATGTAG
- a CDS encoding manganese-dependent inorganic pyrophosphatase — protein sequence MSKVLVFGHKNPDTDTITSAIVYAYLKQQMGVDAEAVRLGEINNETQFALNKFGFEAPRLIGNVKDEAQQVILVDHNEFQQSAEGIEAVQITEVIDHHRIANFQTADPLYFRAEPVGCTATILNKIFKENGVEIPANIAGLMFSAIVSDTLLFKSPTCTDQDVKAGEELAKIAGVDAAEYGLAMLKAGADLSDKSLEDLLSLDAKGFEFGAFKATVAQVNAVDIEDVLGRQEELVNLLNKDVADNGLDLFFFVVTDILNNDSTAVAAGQVAEAAAKAFGATIENGRIVLPGVVSRKKQIVPVLTEGLK from the coding sequence ATGAGTAAAGTTTTAGTTTTCGGACATAAAAATCCAGATACAGATACAATTACATCCGCGATTGTATATGCGTATTTAAAGCAACAAATGGGTGTGGATGCAGAAGCAGTTCGCCTTGGTGAAATTAATAATGAAACGCAATTTGCGCTAAATAAATTCGGCTTTGAAGCACCTCGTTTAATTGGAAATGTAAAAGACGAAGCACAGCAAGTTATTTTAGTAGATCATAATGAATTCCAACAATCTGCAGAGGGTATTGAAGCGGTACAAATCACAGAAGTAATCGACCACCATCGTATTGCAAACTTCCAAACAGCAGATCCATTATATTTCCGTGCTGAGCCAGTAGGGTGTACAGCAACGATTTTAAATAAAATCTTCAAAGAAAATGGCGTAGAGATCCCAGCAAATATCGCTGGCTTAATGTTTTCTGCCATCGTTTCTGATACATTATTATTCAAATCACCAACTTGCACAGACCAAGATGTAAAAGCGGGTGAGGAGTTAGCAAAAATTGCAGGCGTTGATGCTGCAGAGTACGGCTTAGCTATGTTAAAAGCGGGTGCTGACCTTTCGGATAAATCATTGGAGGACCTTCTATCATTAGATGCAAAAGGCTTCGAGTTCGGTGCTTTTAAAGCAACTGTTGCACAAGTGAATGCAGTAGATATTGAGGATGTCCTAGGTCGTCAAGAAGAGTTAGTAAACTTATTAAATAAAGATGTTGCAGATAACGGATTAGATTTATTCTTCTTTGTTGTAACAGATATTTTAAACAATGATTCTACAGCAGTTGCGGCTGGACAAGTTGCAGAAGCAGCAGCAAAAGCATTTGGTGCAACAATCGAAAACGGTCGAATTGTACTTCCAGGTGTTGTATCACGTAAAAAGCAAATCGTTCCTGTGTTAACTGAAGGATTAAAATAA
- a CDS encoding MurR/RpiR family transcriptional regulator → MRICEEIKKKFIHLSKGQRKVAQFIMDNPNVVATQIASEVGRQAGVSESTVIRFCYAMDLSGFSDLQNKVRENLIHNGETSLKKKSAPVSKVENNVCSAIVKQNIDGISKTFNQLNEQQFEEVVQLLHSTKKVHLLGFRQSAPASFWLYNNMAMLRDHVYFIEHEADKIVQQLTLMDEDSLLIIISLDDEYEDIITTVEIAKRKKVKIVAIRDKKLIAVKEPADKVLIVPSAQEGGATCTIVIFALLHALVESMVIQNPKQYEGFRKKLIKEYKSAKLIEIGKR, encoded by the coding sequence ATGAGAATTTGTGAAGAAATAAAGAAGAAATTTATTCACTTATCAAAAGGGCAACGTAAAGTGGCTCAATTTATAATGGATAATCCAAATGTTGTCGCGACACAAATTGCTTCTGAAGTTGGAAGACAAGCGGGTGTGAGCGAATCAACTGTCATTCGCTTTTGCTATGCGATGGACTTATCTGGATTTAGTGATTTGCAAAACAAAGTCAGAGAAAATCTGATTCATAACGGCGAAACGTCACTTAAGAAAAAATCAGCTCCAGTTTCAAAAGTAGAGAATAATGTCTGCTCGGCTATTGTTAAACAAAATATTGATGGCATTTCAAAGACATTTAATCAGCTGAACGAACAGCAATTTGAAGAAGTCGTTCAACTTTTGCACAGTACAAAAAAGGTGCACCTTTTAGGATTTAGACAATCAGCTCCTGCGTCATTTTGGTTATATAATAACATGGCTATGTTGCGAGATCATGTTTATTTTATTGAGCATGAAGCGGATAAAATTGTTCAACAGCTTACGTTAATGGATGAAGATTCGTTACTCATTATCATCTCGTTAGACGATGAATACGAGGATATTATTACAACTGTTGAAATTGCTAAAAGAAAGAAAGTCAAAATTGTTGCGATTCGTGATAAAAAGCTTATTGCTGTTAAAGAACCCGCGGACAAAGTATTGATTGTGCCTTCAGCTCAAGAAGGTGGCGCAACATGTACAATTGTTATTTTCGCATTGCTACATGCATTAGTAGAGTCAATGGTCATTCAAAATCCAAAGCAATATGAAGGGTTTCGTAAAAAACTAATTAAAGAATATAAAAGTGCAAAATTAATTGAAATTGGTAAACGATAA
- a CDS encoding MFS transporter — MSKVEANNSQTKPLSRNKLLGVAGVGWMFDAMDVGILSFVIAALAVEWNLNSTEMGWIGSINSIGMAVGALVFGVLADKVGRKQIFMWTLILFSVASGLSAFTTTLTAFLILRFFVGMGLGGELPVASTLVAESVKAEERGRVVVLLESFWAGGWLIAAIISYFVIPAEFWPIDGWRVALLLTALPAFYAIYIRIKLPDSPQFRVKAESKKRSIFQNISEVWSAKYARSTLMLWILWFAVVFSYYGMFLWLPSVMVGKGFDLISSFKYVLIMTLAQLPGYFTAAWFIEKFGRKFVLVTYLLGTAASAFVFGGAETVTALLISGMLLSFFNLGAWGALYAYTPEQYPAIVRGTGAGMAASIGRVGGIFGPLLVGTLLTKGYDISYIFTIFCVAIVIGVLTVIFLGKETKQTELL; from the coding sequence ATGAGTAAAGTGGAAGCAAATAATAGTCAAACAAAGCCCCTTTCACGTAACAAGCTTTTAGGTGTTGCAGGTGTAGGATGGATGTTCGATGCAATGGATGTTGGTATTTTATCCTTTGTTATTGCAGCATTGGCAGTGGAGTGGAATTTAAATAGTACTGAAATGGGGTGGATTGGAAGCATTAACTCCATCGGTATGGCAGTTGGTGCACTAGTATTTGGTGTGTTAGCAGATAAAGTGGGACGCAAACAAATTTTTATGTGGACACTTATTTTATTTTCAGTTGCTAGCGGATTATCAGCGTTTACAACAACACTCACTGCATTTTTAATATTACGCTTTTTTGTGGGGATGGGACTTGGAGGAGAACTACCAGTTGCGTCAACATTAGTTGCTGAAAGTGTAAAGGCAGAGGAGCGCGGAAGAGTAGTCGTTTTATTAGAAAGTTTTTGGGCAGGTGGTTGGCTAATTGCCGCAATTATATCTTATTTTGTTATTCCAGCAGAATTTTGGCCGATTGATGGTTGGCGTGTTGCATTATTATTAACGGCATTACCAGCATTTTATGCAATCTATATTCGTATAAAATTACCGGATTCACCACAATTCAGGGTAAAAGCTGAATCAAAAAAACGATCTATCTTTCAAAACATATCGGAAGTATGGTCAGCAAAATACGCTCGTTCTACTTTGATGTTATGGATTTTATGGTTTGCAGTTGTATTTTCATATTACGGCATGTTCCTTTGGTTACCGAGTGTAATGGTAGGTAAAGGATTTGATTTAATCTCAAGCTTTAAGTATGTGTTAATTATGACGCTGGCTCAGTTACCAGGTTATTTTACAGCTGCTTGGTTTATCGAAAAGTTTGGTCGGAAATTTGTATTAGTTACTTATTTATTAGGGACAGCAGCAAGTGCCTTTGTATTTGGTGGCGCAGAAACGGTAACAGCATTATTAATTTCAGGTATGCTTTTATCTTTCTTTAATTTAGGTGCTTGGGGAGCATTATACGCTTATACTCCTGAGCAATACCCAGCGATTGTCCGTGGAACTGGAGCAGGAATGGCGGCATCAATCGGACGTGTAGGTGGTATTTTTGGTCCGTTATTAGTAGGTACATTGCTGACGAAGGGCTATGATATTAGCTACATTTTCACGATTTTCTGTGTGGCCATTGTTATTGGCGTGTTGACCGTTATCTTTTTAGGAAAAGAAACAAAACAAACAGAGCTACTATAA
- the thrC gene encoding threonine synthase: protein MWKGLIEEYKQFLPVTENTPALTLNEGNTPLIHLVNLSKELGIELYGKIEGANPTGSFKDRGMVFAVAKAIEEGSKVVICASTGNTSAAAAAYATRAGIQSIVVIPKGKVALGKLAQACMYGAKIIEIDGNFDDALNIVRKIGETTPIALVNSVNPFRIEGQKTAAFEIVDQLGKAPDYLCIPVGNAGNITAYWKGFKEYNEAKQSGLPKMYGFEAEGSAAIVKGEPIANPETVATAIRIGNPASWKFAEAARDESGGIIDSVTDKEILEAYKLIAGKEGIFVEPGSAASLAGVIKSVKAGKIALGSRVVTVFTGNGLKDPDTAMNVSSVDLVSLKNDEQEIRSYIEGVFSL from the coding sequence ATGTGGAAAGGTCTTATAGAAGAATATAAACAATTTTTACCCGTAACTGAAAATACACCTGCATTAACTTTAAATGAGGGGAATACACCGCTCATCCATTTAGTCAACTTATCAAAGGAATTAGGAATTGAATTGTACGGTAAAATTGAAGGGGCAAATCCAACTGGTTCATTTAAAGACCGCGGTATGGTTTTTGCTGTAGCAAAGGCTATTGAAGAAGGTTCAAAAGTTGTCATTTGTGCATCGACAGGGAATACTTCAGCAGCCGCAGCAGCATATGCAACACGCGCTGGTATTCAGTCCATCGTTGTCATTCCAAAAGGCAAAGTGGCACTAGGAAAACTGGCTCAAGCTTGTATGTACGGTGCTAAAATCATTGAAATTGACGGAAATTTCGATGATGCATTAAATATTGTTCGAAAAATTGGAGAAACAACTCCGATTGCACTTGTAAACTCTGTAAACCCATTCCGAATTGAAGGCCAAAAAACGGCAGCATTCGAAATCGTAGATCAATTAGGCAAAGCACCTGATTATTTATGTATTCCAGTAGGAAATGCGGGGAATATTACAGCGTATTGGAAAGGTTTCAAGGAATATAATGAAGCAAAACAAAGTGGCTTACCAAAAATGTATGGTTTCGAGGCGGAAGGTTCTGCGGCAATCGTAAAAGGCGAACCCATTGCAAATCCGGAAACTGTGGCAACTGCAATCCGTATAGGAAACCCCGCTAGTTGGAAGTTCGCTGAAGCGGCTCGTGATGAATCTGGCGGTATTATCGATTCCGTAACAGACAAGGAAATTTTAGAGGCATACAAACTAATCGCTGGTAAAGAAGGTATTTTTGTTGAGCCTGGTTCAGCTGCTTCATTAGCAGGTGTGATAAAATCAGTAAAGGCAGGTAAAATTGCACTAGGTAGTCGTGTCGTTACTGTATTTACTGGAAATGGCTTAAAAGATCCTGATACTGCAATGAATGTTTCTTCAGTTGATCTTGTTTCATTAAAAAATGATGAGCAAGAAATTCGTAGCTATATCGAAGGCGTATTTTCACTATGA
- the thrB gene encoding homoserine kinase encodes MRTKWQISIPGSTANLGPGFDSIGLSLSLYLTLNVSLQDEWEFVHIGENVPMDTTVETHLIYQIAKQVALQYERTLRPCKIEMKSELPLARGLGSSAAAIVAAIELANILCELNLSTQDKLNISSQIEGHPDNATASVVGGLTISSMDESGIVDTIRINDLDVAFVVFIPDVELKTADSRNVLPDQLDRGYSVRASAHANMLAASFVAKDYERIGRYMEADLFHEPFRAKLIPNYIEIRESAKQAGAYGTALSGAGPTLISIVPTTIANQFVSTMRTQFPEHDIVLTSADNEGITVTELL; translated from the coding sequence ATGAGAACAAAATGGCAAATTTCAATACCTGGTAGCACAGCCAATTTAGGTCCTGGTTTTGATTCAATTGGGCTTAGTCTATCACTTTACTTAACATTAAATGTAAGTTTACAAGACGAGTGGGAATTTGTTCATATTGGGGAAAATGTTCCAATGGATACGACCGTAGAAACGCATTTAATTTATCAAATTGCTAAGCAAGTGGCTCTTCAATATGAACGCACCTTACGCCCTTGTAAAATAGAAATGAAGAGTGAGCTGCCTCTTGCGAGAGGTTTAGGTAGTAGTGCCGCTGCGATTGTGGCTGCCATAGAACTAGCGAATATTTTATGTGAGCTCAATTTGTCGACACAAGACAAGTTGAATATTTCATCGCAAATAGAAGGTCATCCTGACAATGCAACGGCTTCTGTTGTAGGTGGATTAACCATTTCTTCTATGGATGAAAGCGGCATTGTAGATACCATTCGTATTAATGATTTAGACGTGGCATTTGTTGTTTTTATTCCAGATGTTGAATTAAAAACAGCCGATTCACGCAATGTTTTGCCTGATCAACTTGACCGTGGCTATTCCGTCCGTGCAAGTGCCCATGCAAACATGCTTGCAGCCTCTTTCGTTGCAAAAGATTATGAGCGTATCGGTCGATATATGGAAGCTGACTTATTCCACGAGCCATTCCGAGCAAAGCTTATTCCAAACTATATAGAAATTCGAGAGTCCGCAAAGCAAGCTGGTGCGTATGGAACAGCTTTAAGTGGCGCTGGCCCGACACTTATTTCAATAGTCCCGACTACGATTGCGAATCAGTTTGTAAGTACGATGCGCACACAATTCCCTGAGCATGACATTGTTTTAACAAGCGCCGATAATGAGGGTATTACGGTGACTGAACTTTTATAA
- a CDS encoding NAD(P)-dependent oxidoreductase: MKIAIIGAAGKAGTHLLNEALLRQLDVTAILKNAANLSIEDVSIIERDLFNLTKDDLAPFNIIINAFAPLSGEEHLHISAGNHLITLLEGTSQKLFIIGCSGCLFVDDEKTKRLMEDEEYPQDLLDTSKAQLQNLQNLENSSIQWTYFIPSAMFDSEGPRTGHYIKGENQMLLNSQFNSYISYADFAVAMLDEIEKNEHNNTCFTVASENVTAAS; encoded by the coding sequence ATGAAAATTGCTATTATTGGGGCTGCGGGTAAAGCTGGAACACATCTTCTTAATGAAGCATTATTACGACAACTAGATGTTACGGCCATTCTAAAAAATGCAGCCAATCTATCCATCGAGGATGTCTCAATCATTGAAAGAGATTTATTTAATTTAACAAAGGATGATTTAGCACCGTTTAATATTATTATTAATGCTTTCGCTCCGTTATCAGGGGAAGAACATCTTCATATTTCAGCAGGGAATCATTTAATCACCTTACTCGAGGGGACATCACAAAAGTTATTTATCATTGGATGCTCCGGTTGCTTATTTGTTGACGATGAAAAAACAAAGCGCTTAATGGAGGATGAGGAGTATCCACAGGACCTTCTCGATACTTCTAAGGCACAATTACAAAACTTACAAAATCTAGAAAACTCATCTATTCAATGGACGTATTTTATTCCTTCTGCCATGTTTGATTCGGAAGGTCCTCGTACAGGGCATTACATTAAAGGCGAGAATCAAATGCTCCTTAATTCGCAATTCAATAGTTATATTAGTTACGCAGACTTTGCTGTTGCAATGCTAGATGAAATCGAAAAAAATGAACATAACAACACATGCTTCACCGTTGCATCTGAAAATGTAACTGCTGCATCCTAA